From the genome of Halictus rubicundus isolate RS-2024b chromosome 2, iyHalRubi1_principal, whole genome shotgun sequence, one region includes:
- the Abcb7 gene encoding ATP binding cassette subfamily B member 7 isoform X1 — protein MLSIILCRRLQRLGHNERKFWIRSYTTCLFKSRRQKICSEGGFLCVSTFNPIFSAVGVRCCNGNVIDRAQKKKSIWQSKTIVPPVKFPLVISGFTGGKSGQPKRNCFHPGVSSLNRDAIDFKDREPVTASNMVKAMLRYIWPEDDPDIRKRVKLALGLLVSAKVLNVGVPFIFKYAIDTLNAQNITAGGSAILSVETAPETVATVATSLLIGYGIARAGAAGFSELRNAVFAKVAQHSIRKIAKNVFMHLHNLDMAFHLSRQTGALSKTIDRGSRGINFVLNAMVFNIVPTVFELGLVSTILYLKCGGEYAAVALGCVGVYAIFTLAVTQWRTKFRIFMNQAENEASNKAIDSLINYETVKYFNNEKFETERYDASLKKYEAASLKTSTSLAMLNFGQNAIFSGALSLIMVLAAKNIVNGTMTVGDLVMVNALLFQLSVPLGFLGSVYREVRQALIDMQTMFTLMSMDTAIKSKENAMRFNISPKNSDIEFKNVKFQYCEGKPIFNDINFIIPSGKKIAIVGGSGCGKTTLVRLLYRFFEPQSGGVYINGHNIQDLDLESLRQSIAIVPQDTVLFHESIYYNLHYGNLNKSKEEVFEAAKMANLHDNILKWPKGYDTPVGERGLKLSGGEKQRVAIARAILKNSPILIFDEATSSLDSITEHNILEALRRATTGRTSIVIAHRLSTVMDSDEIFVLDNGKLIERGSHNSLLNIPNSFYNKLWETQHIGMLKSNKGKDNSKKAQGA, from the exons ATGTTAAGCATTATTTTATGTCGCCGCCTACAACGTCTTGGACATAACGAAAGGAAATTTTGGATCAGATCATATACAACATGCTTGTTTAAATCACGAAgacaaaaaatttgttcagagGGAGGTTTCCTTTGTGTTTCGACATTTAACCCAATATTTTCAGCAGTTGGAGTTAGG TGTTGCAATGGAAATGTTATCGATCGTGCTCAGAAGAAAAAAAGTATATGGCAGTCGAAAACTATTGTACCTCCAGTCAAGTTCCCACTAGTCATTTCTGGATTTACTGGAGGAAAGTCAGGTCAGccaaaaagaaattgttttcaTCCTGGTGTATCCAGTTTAAATCGTGATGCTATTGATTTTAAAGATAGGGAACCAGTTACAGCTTCGAATATGGTCAAAGCAATGCTTAGATATATTTGGCCAGAA GATGATCCAGACATAAGAAAGAGGGTGAAACTAGCTCTTGGTTTACTTGTTAGTGCAAAAGTTTTAAATGTTGGTGTTccatttattttcaaatatgCAATAGACACACTCAATGCTCAAAACATAACAGCTGGTGGCAGTGCTATTCTAAGTGTAGAAACTGCACCGGAAACAGTGGCAACAGTAGCAACATCATTACTTATAGGat ATGGTATAGCTCGTGCAGGTGCTGCTGGTTTTAGTGAACTACGAAATGCAGTGTTTGCAAAAGTTGCACAGCATTCTATACGGAAAATagccaaaaatgtatttatgcatttacaCAATTTAGACATGGCTTTTCATCTGTCCAGACAAACTGGAGCATTATCAAAG ACAATAGATAGGGGAAGCCGTGGAATCAATTTTGTTTTAAACGCTATGGTGTTTAATATTGTACCCACCGTTTTCGAATTAGGGCTTGTTAGTACGATACTCTATTTAAAATGTGGTGGAGAATATGCAGCTGTTGCATTAGGCTGTGTTGGCGTCTATGCTATATTTACATTGGCTGTTACGCAATGGCGAACGAAGTTCCGAATTTTTATGAACCAAGCAGAAAACGAAGCAAGTAACAAAGCCATAGATTCACTTATTAATTATGAAACAGTAAAG TATTTCAATAACGAAAAATTTGAAACCGAACGATATGATGCATCGTTAAAGAAGTATGAAGCTGCATCCCTTAAAACAAGTACGAGTTTAGCGATGTTAAACTTTGGACAAAACGCTATATTTAGCGGTGCCTTAAGTTTAATCATGGTGTTAGCagccaaaaatattgtaaatg GTACTATGACTGTTGGCGATTTGGTAATGGTCAATGCACTTTTATTCCAATTATCGGTACCATTAGGATTTTTGGGTTCAGTATATCGTGAAGTTAGACAAGCTCTTATTGACATGCAAACGATGTTTACCTTAATGTCAATGGACACAGCCATTAAG TCCAAGGAGAATGCTATGCGGTTTAATATAAGCCCAAAAAACTCTGACATTGAGTTTAAGAATGTTAAGTTTCAATACTGTGAAGGCAAGCCTATTTTTAATGATATCAATTTTATCATTCCAAGTGGGAAGAAAATCGCCATCGTTGGAGGATCTGGTTGCgg taAAACAACATTAGTAAGATTATTATATCGATTCTTTGAACCACAATCTGGAGGTGTCTATATCAATGGACATAATATTCAAGATTTAGATTTAGAGTCTTTAAGACAATCGATAGCGATAGTACCGCAG GACACGGTCCTTTTCCACGAAAGTATCTATTATAATCTCCACTatggaaatttgaataaatctaAAGAAGAAGTTTTCGAGGCTGCCAAAATGGCAAACCTACATGACAACATCCTTAAGTGGCCAAAGGGATATGACACACCTGTTGGAGAGCGTGGGTTAAAACTAAGTGGGGGCGAAAAACAGCGAGTGGCAATTGCTAGAGCAATCTTAAAAAATAGTCCAATATTAATTTTCGATGAAGCCACGTCGTCACTAGATTCCATTACGGAACAT AATATTCTTGAAGCACTACGCCGAGCAACGACAGGACGAACGTCCATCGTCATAGCGCACCGTTTGTCTACTGTGATGGATTCAGATGAAATTTTTGTATTAGACAATGGTAAATTAATAGAGAGAGGATCACACAACTCACTATTAAATATACCAAACTCTTTCTATAATAAATTATGGGAAACTCAACATATAGGAATGCTCAAGTCCAATAAAGGAAAAGATAATAGTAAAAAAGCTCAAGGAGCATAA
- the Abcb7 gene encoding ATP binding cassette subfamily B member 7 isoform X2, whose translation MLSIILCRRLQRLGHNERKFWIRSYTTCLFKSRRQKICSEGGFLCVSTFNPIFSAVGVRCCNGNVIDRAQKKKSIWQSKTIVPPVKFPLVISGFTGGKSDREPVTASNMVKAMLRYIWPEDDPDIRKRVKLALGLLVSAKVLNVGVPFIFKYAIDTLNAQNITAGGSAILSVETAPETVATVATSLLIGYGIARAGAAGFSELRNAVFAKVAQHSIRKIAKNVFMHLHNLDMAFHLSRQTGALSKTIDRGSRGINFVLNAMVFNIVPTVFELGLVSTILYLKCGGEYAAVALGCVGVYAIFTLAVTQWRTKFRIFMNQAENEASNKAIDSLINYETVKYFNNEKFETERYDASLKKYEAASLKTSTSLAMLNFGQNAIFSGALSLIMVLAAKNIVNGTMTVGDLVMVNALLFQLSVPLGFLGSVYREVRQALIDMQTMFTLMSMDTAIKSKENAMRFNISPKNSDIEFKNVKFQYCEGKPIFNDINFIIPSGKKIAIVGGSGCGKTTLVRLLYRFFEPQSGGVYINGHNIQDLDLESLRQSIAIVPQDTVLFHESIYYNLHYGNLNKSKEEVFEAAKMANLHDNILKWPKGYDTPVGERGLKLSGGEKQRVAIARAILKNSPILIFDEATSSLDSITEHNILEALRRATTGRTSIVIAHRLSTVMDSDEIFVLDNGKLIERGSHNSLLNIPNSFYNKLWETQHIGMLKSNKGKDNSKKAQGA comes from the exons ATGTTAAGCATTATTTTATGTCGCCGCCTACAACGTCTTGGACATAACGAAAGGAAATTTTGGATCAGATCATATACAACATGCTTGTTTAAATCACGAAgacaaaaaatttgttcagagGGAGGTTTCCTTTGTGTTTCGACATTTAACCCAATATTTTCAGCAGTTGGAGTTAGG TGTTGCAATGGAAATGTTATCGATCGTGCTCAGAAGAAAAAAAGTATATGGCAGTCGAAAACTATTGTACCTCCAGTCAAGTTCCCACTAGTCATTTCTGGATTTACTGGAGGAAAGTCAG ATAGGGAACCAGTTACAGCTTCGAATATGGTCAAAGCAATGCTTAGATATATTTGGCCAGAA GATGATCCAGACATAAGAAAGAGGGTGAAACTAGCTCTTGGTTTACTTGTTAGTGCAAAAGTTTTAAATGTTGGTGTTccatttattttcaaatatgCAATAGACACACTCAATGCTCAAAACATAACAGCTGGTGGCAGTGCTATTCTAAGTGTAGAAACTGCACCGGAAACAGTGGCAACAGTAGCAACATCATTACTTATAGGat ATGGTATAGCTCGTGCAGGTGCTGCTGGTTTTAGTGAACTACGAAATGCAGTGTTTGCAAAAGTTGCACAGCATTCTATACGGAAAATagccaaaaatgtatttatgcatttacaCAATTTAGACATGGCTTTTCATCTGTCCAGACAAACTGGAGCATTATCAAAG ACAATAGATAGGGGAAGCCGTGGAATCAATTTTGTTTTAAACGCTATGGTGTTTAATATTGTACCCACCGTTTTCGAATTAGGGCTTGTTAGTACGATACTCTATTTAAAATGTGGTGGAGAATATGCAGCTGTTGCATTAGGCTGTGTTGGCGTCTATGCTATATTTACATTGGCTGTTACGCAATGGCGAACGAAGTTCCGAATTTTTATGAACCAAGCAGAAAACGAAGCAAGTAACAAAGCCATAGATTCACTTATTAATTATGAAACAGTAAAG TATTTCAATAACGAAAAATTTGAAACCGAACGATATGATGCATCGTTAAAGAAGTATGAAGCTGCATCCCTTAAAACAAGTACGAGTTTAGCGATGTTAAACTTTGGACAAAACGCTATATTTAGCGGTGCCTTAAGTTTAATCATGGTGTTAGCagccaaaaatattgtaaatg GTACTATGACTGTTGGCGATTTGGTAATGGTCAATGCACTTTTATTCCAATTATCGGTACCATTAGGATTTTTGGGTTCAGTATATCGTGAAGTTAGACAAGCTCTTATTGACATGCAAACGATGTTTACCTTAATGTCAATGGACACAGCCATTAAG TCCAAGGAGAATGCTATGCGGTTTAATATAAGCCCAAAAAACTCTGACATTGAGTTTAAGAATGTTAAGTTTCAATACTGTGAAGGCAAGCCTATTTTTAATGATATCAATTTTATCATTCCAAGTGGGAAGAAAATCGCCATCGTTGGAGGATCTGGTTGCgg taAAACAACATTAGTAAGATTATTATATCGATTCTTTGAACCACAATCTGGAGGTGTCTATATCAATGGACATAATATTCAAGATTTAGATTTAGAGTCTTTAAGACAATCGATAGCGATAGTACCGCAG GACACGGTCCTTTTCCACGAAAGTATCTATTATAATCTCCACTatggaaatttgaataaatctaAAGAAGAAGTTTTCGAGGCTGCCAAAATGGCAAACCTACATGACAACATCCTTAAGTGGCCAAAGGGATATGACACACCTGTTGGAGAGCGTGGGTTAAAACTAAGTGGGGGCGAAAAACAGCGAGTGGCAATTGCTAGAGCAATCTTAAAAAATAGTCCAATATTAATTTTCGATGAAGCCACGTCGTCACTAGATTCCATTACGGAACAT AATATTCTTGAAGCACTACGCCGAGCAACGACAGGACGAACGTCCATCGTCATAGCGCACCGTTTGTCTACTGTGATGGATTCAGATGAAATTTTTGTATTAGACAATGGTAAATTAATAGAGAGAGGATCACACAACTCACTATTAAATATACCAAACTCTTTCTATAATAAATTATGGGAAACTCAACATATAGGAATGCTCAAGTCCAATAAAGGAAAAGATAATAGTAAAAAAGCTCAAGGAGCATAA